The Penaeus chinensis breed Huanghai No. 1 chromosome 25, ASM1920278v2, whole genome shotgun sequence genome segment AATTTCTTCCCCGTCGTTTTCAGTGCCCTGGATTTAATTATTTTGAGCAGGCCACCATATTTCATCGCCCTTAGCTCCTCCTCGGTGTATATTCGCATCTCCATCGTCGTATTCCAGTCCTTTGCCTCCTATATTCGTGTAAAATTggaaaatatgaagaggaaaaaggctCGTGCTCACAGCTGCTGGATGTAAACAAATTTAAACAACGTTGCACTGCCGTTCTCTCTTCTGATTGGTCGGAAATTTGGACTTTGGAGAGCGCTGATTCGCCGAGAGTTACGAGCGTGTTGATTGGTCGAAAGTTCTGGCCAAGCCAATTGGCCGCCAGGGTGAAAGGGATCCAAAGTTTCCCGCTATTTTTAAATTAAATGTCATTCGATAAAATTATCGACTAATGTCTATGTGTATTATtttatgaaattaattatatgaagatttatatattttgtatttactttatgAAATAAATTATCGCAAACACACAAGAAGCCATGTCGGCATGGAGTGTTACAGCTCAGAAAAATACCAATTATACGGAATACATTCACTTGATAAATATATTAAGTGTCAAAacttaattttatttgattttgtgtcTACCTGACAGAGGATTCTCAGAAAAGTCTATACAACCGCCAAGTGGTGTGTAGGTTGCAACTGCACGTCAACGATATGAAAATTACGTCATTGCCCGATGTATAAATGCGTGAAGTCATACTGAACAGAAGGgcgtgtatgtacacagacacatacatacatacatacatatttacacacacacacacacacgcgcacacacacacacacacacacacacacacacacacatatatatatatatatatatatatatatatatatatatatgtgtgtgtgtgtgtgtgtgtgtgtgtgtgagtgcgtgtgagtgtgcttgtgcgtgtgtgtgtgcttgtgcgtgtgtgtgtgtgtgtgtgtgtgtatgtgtatgtgtgtgtgtgtgtgtgtgtgtgtgtgtgtgtgtgtgtgtgtgtgtgtgtgtgtgtgtgtttctctctctctctctctctctctctctctctctctctctctctctctctctctctctctctctctctctctctctctctctctctctctctctctctctctctctctctctctctctctctctctctctctctctctctctctctctctctctctctctctctctctctctctctctctctctctctctctctctctctctctctctctctctctctctctctctctctctctctctctctctctctctctctctctctctctctctctctctctctctctctctctctctctatggataGGTCTATTTTCCCTCAGAATCACAAAAATAAGATATTTCAATTTCCCATTATGATTTATTGTTTTCTAATTGCCCTTGaataaggatttatatatatatatatccctctcttcatgtctttttctgtctctctctctcattttctctcttttttctatccattttatatctatttgtttacatatgtctatatatctgcccgTCTAcgaatccatttctctctctcactctttctccttgtccgcTAGATATTCTTCACATATTTTTTGAACACACTGACAGCAAATTTGATTTCGAGTGATCATTACGATAAAAGACGAGATCTGCACTTAATCATCTTGTATTTCTATTTAATTGTTCAATTATCAATATTTGTCGGTATTACTGATAAAACTGATATTCATGGCCACAAAATCGaactcattaggccatcttgaATATCTATAAGAATGCTGTTTTtgctgtttgtgtggttgttgttggttTATGATTAAATTAtcattggcgtgtgtgtgtgtgtgtgtgtgtgtgtgtgtgtgtgtgtgtgtgtgtgtgtgtgtgtgtgtgtgtgtgtgtgtgtgtgtgtgtgtgtgtgtgttagagaatatatgtatatatatagatatatatatgtatatgtctgtgtgtgtgtgtgtgtaaatatgagtatatgtgtgtatttatgtgtgtatatatatatatatatatatatatatatatatatatatatatatatatacttacacacacacacacacacacacacacacacacacacatatatatatatatatatatatatatatatacatacacgcacacacacacacacacacatatatatatatatatatatatatatatatatatatatatatgtatatatatacacacacatacatatacatacatatataatgttttatatgtatgtatctgtttaattatctactggtgtatgtgtttatatatatacaaacatatatataatatatatatatatatatatatatatatatatatatatatatagacatatatacatatacacacacacacacacacacacacacacacacacacacacacacacatatatatatatatatatgtatatatatatatctatatctatatctatatatatgtatacacacacacacacagatatatatatatatatatatatatatatatatatatatataggaaaggtatgaatgataatgaatatcttcacaatacaagaaatgtatttgaccggtttcaattatatacataaatcatgtatttctgacgaagatataatcggaaccattcaaataaatctcttgtattgtgaagatattcattctcattcataccttttctacatttgtcaacatgaatatggttcatatatatatatatatatatatatatatatatatatataatgttttacacacacacacacaggccgttCATGAGTGGCACAATCAGCCCTTCATCCTTTCAATGCCGCTCTCACACCTTAAAAAGTGGACAGTAGAAAGggttagagaagagaaagaaatggagagtggCAGGAGAAAAGAGCTCCAAGCCTTGGGTGATCCCCAGCAGTCTGTCTCctaagacccccctcccccccatagcAACACCAggtatgggatgggggggggaggcattcCTCAGAAATGGCTACTCAGTCTTTGGACCTGTTCTGGGGAAGTTATTTGACTTTGCGATCCAACACTTCTGCAGTTCAGCAAATACTTGAtcgaaaataatgacaagaaaccATACTGGCATAATTGAAACTAATTTCCAGTGTTAATATTTTAATTAGTGAAGATGTGGGAATATTTAAATAAAAGGGTTAACTGCTTTCACCTCCTTTCAAAACCCATATTTAAAAAATGTAAggcagaaaagaaacagaaaacaaatttaATATATACAATCTTTATTTTACAAATCCAGTTTTGTAACATTATAACATACATAGCTCTTCTGAGTACAATGTGGAgagtaacttttttcttcttaaatgacaagaacaatggtaatgatgctaaaaaTGAAGATGTGTTTAGGTGACTACAAAAGTGATATATGTGAAATGATACactaatataaaatgtattatcaatataacaatataatctcTATTTGTCTTCTTTCAAAGATAACAGCCCAaattatgtgcatgtttgtgaaaCAAATGACACAAAAGAATTATACACATGATACATCCATatattcctttctcatttttatgaACACTCACAGATTCCGAGCAATAAATGTTTCTCTTTTTTGCCCTTTCCAAATATTTGAAACCATAATACCTATGCTTTTCGACCAATCAAtgtaatttatttgtgtgtgtgtgtgtgtgtgtgtgtgtgtgtgtgtgtgtgtgagagagagagagagagagagagagagagagagagagagagagagagagagagagagagagagagagagagagagagagagagagagagagagagttatttcaCATGTACTTGTTtacatttcaaaaatatataaatatatacaaccaCATTGGCAATTTACCAGCCATAAAATGCATATAACTTTGTACCTTTGCATATCtgtaaaaaatgaaaatcctTGAATCATATGAATAAATTCCTACATCATGATCTTGTGGTGTTAAGATATTCAGAAGCACTTGGCTTTAAGATGTAAATATGCCATAAAATACTTTGCTTATGCTTCAAAATCAGTGCTCAAAGGCCTTGTGTTCAGTCACTGAGaactaataagaacaatgaaaaaatatattttgcattaTCAATTAACCAGTTTATGCCAGGAAGGTAAATATCCGTGCcatatccactgtgattttagttcaCTCATTTTGTTCTTACATAGGTGGCTCCACATGGGCTTAGGCACCTAGGAATGATTTATTGTTCCTACCTTatcttaccctttttcttgatatttggaaatattcatattctttctcttattgtcattagtattgttaataacattaaataatgttgataatgaaaaaaataatagtaacattattcaAAGTAGTaggcacaaaaaagaaaagaaaagaaaagaaaagaaaagaaaagaaaagaaaagaaaagataagaaaagaaaagaaaagaaaagaaaagaaaagaaaagaaaagaaaagaaaagaaaagaaaagaaaagaaaagaaaagaaaagaaaagaaaagaaaagaaaagaaaagaaaagaaaagaaaagaaaagaaaagaaaagaaaagaaaaggagaagagaagagaagagaagagaagagaagagaagagaagagaagagaagagaagagaagagaagagaagagaagagaagagaagagaagagaagagaagagaagagaagagaagagaagagaagagaagagaagagaagagaagagaagaaaagaaaagaaaagaaaagaaaagaaaagaaaagaaaagaaaagaaaagaaaagaaaaggaaaagaaaaaaaaatatatataataaataaatttacagaATGGCTCAGGTTAGGTAAGGTAACCTATTAACCGAGTTCTTGATTCCCGAGTGTAAACAGAAGCAattaactaaaatcacagtgtaTAGTATATTTGCCCTCTCAGTGCCAGTGGGTTGTGTAAGTTACAATTGCTTTCTTTCCGACAGAAAATTAGTATGGGCATGTTGGCTTAAAATAATTTATTCTTTGAGATAATCAAAAAACGGTAATTATATGATTCCTTTTCTGTAAGAAAAGTCCACTATAATAGCTTTCTACAGATGTTAAGAGGGTCAGATTCAGAAACCTAATTGTTCTGAAAATATGACACAATAACAGAAAGGCTTGAAATGTGTAGACTCTAAAGACAGTTATAGCACTAAAAACCAATTCACCCACATATAAAATGAGGAATATCATCACAGGCTTAGGTTAGACACACAAGCAACAACTGGGTTCTAATGTAATGACCTGAAATCATCTGACAACTATTCCAGAACTGATGATGGATTGCAAGATTGACTTGAGAGGCTATCCATTTTGAGTCATTTCCAAGATTTTTAtcccaaataataataacaaaattattatatagCAAAAGGAACCTGAGTAATcccatgatacatatatgtatacatttacattctTTTTAACCCAGTGATGCTGGAGATAACATTTACACACATGCCATGCCAacagtgagtttagtttattaatttctttacacACAAAAGACTCCACATGTACTTTGTTACCAATGAGTTCAAGGAGTTAATTACTagtgtctcacctgtttacccttttccttgatttttggaaatattttcttttagctTGTAAGGTCAATACTGTTATGATACTTATTGtctataataatatcatcatcagcatcaaaagcattagtaaaaaaagaaaaacttttctcaaaaatctcaaagaaaagaaaaacaaggagaggtCACAATATCTACccattgactccttggtggctaagtaTCTGTGGAGCAATCTATATGTAAAGATACtgcacaaaacaaaactacagtgaacaTTATATGTTTCTGGTGGCATTAGGTTAACATTCCCCAAAAGAGAATGggtgctaaaaaaaaaaggaatgaatgggTCCTAGACCTTTTTAAATGcttgcaagaaaaagaaagacctaTTCAAAAGGATCCTGTAATGCAGCTTAGTGCCAGTATTACAATTTaacataagtaatacatatgtaaACGTACCTACATAAAGCCTTGGTAAATAACCCGACTAAAGAATGAATTGAGCAGGTGGGAATCTGAATGgttctctatctatataatgcATGTCAACACACATGAATTTCAGTGAAACATATTATCAGTTTATGTACAGAAAATATTACAAaagttattattaatctttactGTTCTAAACAACCTATCCATTGGCTTATATTCATGTCGGCTCATGTTAGCATTCCATGACAAGCTCTCTTTGCTTCTTTACCATAGaatgaatacaaacaaatacagtaaTTAACCTTAAGCGAGTTAACTTTTAGTTTACAAGACTGATTTTTGGTTTAAACACAATTTCATTCTACTCTGATATGAAGTATTGCAACTATTTGGTTCCCTTTTAACTATTAGTTATTTCCAAATCATGGGAAATTAAGTACTAtgagacaaaaatagataaagcCAGGGTACTGGGAACTCATAGGCAAGCTGACCTAACATGAAGCATCACACAATGAGATGAgaatatttatcaaaattattatgtcTATTTACACAAGTTAAAAGGCAACAATAAAAAATCTGTTACTGCATAACATGTCAAAAGCTAtgacaaatgaaaacaaacaaacaaacaaacaaacccatacacatacacacaatacatacatatataaaaccttaTACACGTCTCTTTCTAATATCTAGAAACTACCAGAGAAGACTCATTGTGTAAGAGCTGTAATTCTCTTTATGGAGAATCATGTGGAGACCATTGTATAAAGGGTATAAAATGTAAGTCTTTATTTATAATAAGCCTGAGAAGGGTATACTACTAAGTGTTGGTCTaaatggagagtgagtgagagaaagagagaaaacaattcgTTGTCACTATGTTGAGggtataatattgatgaaaatattcacattgatatataatattccagtaaatattaacagaaatatataatattcatataaatattgatatcaatatataatgcttagataccataaatatatatattcatatacaatattgatattaatattaatatatgcagCCTACAtagaatattcatataaatcataTTAATTGTATAACACTTGAATAAATTGGAAAACAAGCAATTCCAAAGACCTTATCCTATTTTGAGGAGATGACAAGCCATCTAGTAAAGGTaggacaagagaagaaaagaccaagacaaaaaaaaagaaaaagaaaaagaaaaaaaaaaaaaaaaaaaaaaaaaaaaaaaaaaaaaaagagaaagacaatgattacaaaattacaaaaggaggaagaagaaggaagaagaagaaaggagaacaagaaagagaggatcAAAATACGTAAATGGCAAAACTTTCCATTGATGTAGATTCTgccaattattttctttctaacaGTCTAGAGATACATATTCTAATGAGTATTGAAAAGCAGCTTTGTGAAATCTAAACAAAAAAAGTACAGCAAATGATACTGATCAAATGGAGGAATATGTGATGGTATTACAAATCATATTTCAAATCATATTTCAGTCTATACTgggtattactatttttatatacaagtatgcatacTCCATTCCAGGACTTCTGTGATATtcagaaaaaataacagtaaaagaaaaatgttggtattaacattattcaaaatggaaataataaaaaaggaaaaataggaagaaaagaaaagaaaatgaaaaagaaaaggaaccaggagaagaaaaagaaaggacaacaaaaagaaaagaaaacaaaaagaaaagaaagaagaagaagaagaagaagaagaagaagaaaaaaaaaaaaaaaaatctgcaaaatTTTACTCAGGATCTGGTTCTTCTCTTGTGCTGAACTCTTGCAAAACACTCTTTTCCAGTTGGAAGCTGTATTCATATTCATCCCAGTTAAAGGTATTGATTCTGTGGATCATCTGTGAAATGGAGCTGATATCGTAGCTGTCTGAGTCTCCTTGTAAAAGGACGTTGGATCCCAGTTTAAAAGGGATGCCGTCTATTGCTGTCTGAACCTCGGCACTTGCTGGTCTGAGAATGTAGGAAGCAACATTACAATCATTAGGTGATTCATTAAAtgtgagaagggaagaagaagaagagggggaggaagaaaagaaatttcTCTCGCCACAGGTACTTCAAGACGACATTAATAGAAAGCAAAATTTGGTTTGAATATTTAGTCACATATCAAAGGGAAGAAAACTCTGAAAATACATTTACGCATAATACACAAAGTAAATAATACCATAGAAAACAATTATCAATAAACAAGTCAATTTACTGTAAATTCTAACTTGCCAAAAAACACTCAAATTATGACACCTTACCTCTGTCCGGCTTCGGGTCTTGCAGAGGGGTCTAGCCCATAGGGTAAGAAAGCATTAGCCCCACCGACTGTATAGCCAGGAGGGGGATCATACATTGTGCTTTTCTGACTTTCAGTGTCACCTAAAAATGCCAGAAAAGTTTAAAATAGAGAGTTAGTTTGACTTGTTTGCAGGTGCATAGAACTTATTGTATTCCATGGCAGTTTAATTTTAATGAAATTAGCATTTTGTCCAGTGCAATTTAATTAATTACATAACACATTCCCTGGTTTTTATTTAAAGTTTCAAAGTAATTGCCATTCCCTTGTTATATAAGAAAAAGTTGAgtggctctctctcttcctatatacaGTAAAAAAAGTGGGTTATGTGGCTGTGTCTTACTTAGGACTGGCTCAAAGCATTTATTAAACTTCTCCAAACATTTTTGTTTCTCTGGAGAAGAATGTAAAATTTAATGGGAGGACCACACAAAGCAAGATACAAAAATCATACTAGGAATTAACGGCAACTGCTACATACAAAATACAACTTAGAAAAAGTAAGGAACCCCACAATTTCTTATTATAGTTATACTTGTAGTAACTTAAGTGATCAATGCGCTTCCCTTTCACCACTCCAGCAAAGGTTAATAGATCTTAACCACTTATATCCTGGTAAGACAGATATTACAGACTTTCCTGTAATGCCGACTGTTAATGAATCCACAGGCACCATGTACATGTATCATCCACTGCAGTTTagttttgtaaattttgtttatacatacacagttcCACAAGAGCtttatcaccaaggagtcaattaataggccTAAATGACCTTGCCTGAGTTTCTGATCccttgtaaagaaagaaagaaaaaaaatcccacctAACAAGACGAAATCATCGCTGTTGACAATGTCTGCCTGTCCTTCTGTGGCCTCAGTGCCAGAGTCTGCGTTGGGTTCCCCTTCCACAGGAGACCTCCGTCGTCCAAACATACGGTGGAACATGGTTGTCATTGACGCCGAGATCTGCCAAGATAACTTTTTGGAGTAATTCTATGACTTGGATCAGGAGAAGACCTTGTTTTGCAATAGTTTCCATTGGAATAGATATTAGAGGATATAGCTTGAGTTTAACAGCTACATGATGAAACTAAAATTTCTAAGTGcaaaaatgacatatatatatatattttttattcttttattttttttccctagatTCAAATCTTTGTATGAGCCATTATTAAAATTGGATAGAGGCAGTTCAATTCATCATTACATAAAATTAAGTGAAAGAAATATgggaataattaaataattagagTTTGGCTGTTTGAGTCAGTATAACGATCCCAACTTTCTGAAAAATTAACAAGTGTATTGGATAATGAACTAATCTATGGCAAAAATGATATATCAATGGCATAAAAATGAAGttcaaaatatgtaaaatatgcataaaaaaaaagaaagaaagaaagaaagaagaaagaaaaagagaaaaaaaaaagaagagccatttaaaaaaacaaaaaaacaacaacatgcttttgtacataaaaacagaaacaaacaaagacaaacacctAACAAAAGcattaatagaaaataatatatatctagtcAAGAAAGATTTGCAATCTAAGGTCATACAAAATTGACCAAGAACAATACAAACTAACAACGGTTAACACACTTTCACTctaaattcaaacaaacaaacaaaaaacaaaacatttttaaaCATCCTGATTAGTCGTTATGAAAAATCTAAAAAAGTGAAAcccaatcaataaaaaaaactggGAAAGACCCAAACCTGGgtctggaaaagagagaaagagagagaaaaaacacacacatttcaaaGCTAAAAAGAATTACCATATTTAAGACAAGAAGACTAATGATTTTACTCTCCTGAATGCAGAGCACTTCTGGGGACCAAATAGGATCGCAAAAGCCTAAATaagatacaaaaaagaaataactgATCATTGATGACATAACTCTTATGTAACCATAAAtactaagaaaaaggaagaattaatgagagaaaattgtgtatacacatatgcacgcacatttATGGCTACatgtcaatatctatctatctatctatctatatatatatatatatatatatatatatatatatatatatatatataaacacacacacacacacacacacacacacacacacacacacacacacacacacacactttatatatatatatatatatatatatatatatatatatatataatacatgtacataaatagatatacacttatatatatacatacacatacatacatacatacatacatatataaatatatatatatatatatatatatatatatatatatatatatatatttgtatgtatgtatgaatatgtatatgtgtaagtgtatgtatgtatatgtatatgtataagtgtatatctatttatgtacatgtaatataaatatatatatatatatatatatatatatatatatatatatatatatatacacacacatatatatttaatatatatgtaatatatatatatatatatatatatatatatatgtaatatatattaaatatatgtatatataatatatattaaatatatgaatatatatataaatatatgtatatatataaatatatatatataaataaatataaatatatatatatatatatatatatatatatatatatatatatatatatatatattacatgtacataaatagatatacacttatacatatacatatacatacatacatttacacatatacatattcatacatgcatacatacaaatatatatatatataaaatatatatatatatatatatataaaaatatatatatatatataatatatatatataatatatatgatatatatatatataatatatatatataatatatataatatatatataaaatatatatatgatatataaatataatatatatataatatatatatataaaatatatatatatatattacatatatattatatatatatatatatatatatatataatatatataatatatatgatatatttatataatatatatatatattatgtatatattacatatattatatatatacacatatattttatatatacatggacatatatacatatgtacacatatacatatgtgtatacatacatacatgtatgtatatttacatatgtatgtgtatatatacatatgtatttatatgcatatgtatgtatgtatgtatgtatattatgtacatatatgtgtgtaaatatataatatatatatatatatatatatatatatatataatatattacatttacataaatagatatacacttatacatatacgtatacatacatacatacatacatatatatataaaaaaatatataatacatagatattatataaatataaatatatatatattacatatattatatatacatatatttcatatatacacggacatatatacatatgtacacatacatacatgtatgtatatttacagatgtatgtgtatatatacatatgtatatatatgcatatgtatgtatgtatatatatgtatgtatattatgtacatatatgtatatatatacacatacatttatattcatatatattatatatacatatacatatatattatatgtatacattatatatatatatatacacacacacacacacacatatatatatatatatatatatatatatatatatatatatatatataaacacatacttatatatatatacatatatagacacatacatgtacatgtacatgtgtgtgtgtgtgtgtgtgtgtatatacacatatacatacatacacacacacacaataaatatatacatacacacacacaataaacatatacatacatacatacatacatacatacatacatatacacacacacacacacacacacacacacacacacacacacacacacacacacacacacacacacacacacacacacacacacacacacacacacacacacacacatatgcataagcatgtatgtatatgtacatatacacacacacacacacacacaaccatacatacccacatatatatagatagatagatagatggagatagtgacatatgtatatatgtatgtgtggatgaatggatgtacatgtgtgcatgaatgtatgcatggcTGTATTCAtgattgtatctatgtatatataaaacaagagtaATTTGATAACATAGAAACCAATAGCACTGCATTGTCTTGGCCTAACCAAACTTCTACctgaatgtgtgtgtagtgtgtgtagtgtgtgtagtgtgtgtagtgtgtgtagtgtgtgtagtgtgtgtagtgtgtgtgtgtgtgtgtgtgtgtgtgtgtgtgtgtgtgtgtgtgtgtgtgtgtgtgtgtgtgtgtgtgtgtgtgtgtgtgtgtgtgtgtgtgtgtgtgtgtgtgtgtgtgtgctttatttaCAACTTTATTCTCTGATGACTAAAGCCTAACTGTCAACCACCTCCTTCAAAAAGGGTGTGACTATTTCAAGGCCTTGTCAAACTTTCTGTTCTGAGTGACATCTAGAATATTACTGTCTTGTGTTTAGAAATGCAATTCCACCCTAATTATGAGGTCATGATTTCTTGAAATGCATTTCTATAAAGTAAAATATCGCAAAACTGTCTGTATGTAATATTTACAACTTTACATAATTCATAAAAAATCTAGTATTATTCCTACTCTATACAAGCTGCCGACAAAAGCATCGGTGAAAATTCCACGAGAAATAAAACATACGTACAATAATCCATTTCAAATGTTTGTCGTCCTCTGTTTTTAGGCACAGACGTTCCTGGGTTGTATCTGAACACATCTAATATATACATTGTCTgtaatttccttgttttttacCTTACCAAGGACGATATCCATTcacacatttaaaaaaagagaTTCTAAATCCTGAGTCTATTAAAATATATCAAATCACCGACAAAAAACTTACCCAACTTTGGCCCAAACCAGACGCTATGTACTTTGAACGTCAGCACAGCATATAACGCATGTGTGAGTAACGAGTATTGCAAATAAATTACGACTATGAGTAAGAGAATGAATAACTGACGCAACACGTCCGGTACAGGGTCTTTACTCGTCTGGGAAAGAGGCCAATAACTACGGCTTACTTAGATGACATATATTACGAAATTATAGAAATTTTACTTAGTTAGGCCACTAAGGGTATTAGAAATGGACAACTGCATTAATAGCATCTAATTTCTGAATCGcatagtattatttatttttaaattattattattttttatttcaaactTCACTTCTACGCGACCCTGAAATAAGCGGAGATT includes the following:
- the LOC125038557 gene encoding uncharacterized protein LOC125038557 — its product is MTTMFHRMFGRRRSPVEGEPNADSGTEATEGQADIVNSDDFVLLGDTESQKSTMYDPPPGYTVGGANAFLPYGLDPSARPEAGQRPASAEVQTAIDGIPFKLGSNVLLQGDSDSYDISSISQMIHRINTFNWDEYEYSFQLEKSVLQEFSTREEPDPE